In Caloenas nicobarica isolate bCalNic1 chromosome 5, bCalNic1.hap1, whole genome shotgun sequence, a single genomic region encodes these proteins:
- the LTO1 gene encoding protein LTO1 homolog isoform X3, whose amino-acid sequence MAAAASAGPDMFDEIVMAEERFHGEGYQEGYIEGSHVGVVEGRRYGSLHGAKVGSEIGCYLGFALTWQCLLQNCTDEKNSKKIKALDSLIGMIQKFPYEDPTYDKLQEDLEKIRGKFKQVCSMLNIQSDFRMGTERSSLTF is encoded by the exons atggcggcggcggcgtcTGCGGGCCCCGATATGTTTGACGAGATCGTGATGGCCGAGGAGAG GTTTCATGGTGAGGGGTATCAGGAGGGGTACATTGAGGGCAGTCACGTTGGAGTTGTTGAGGGAAGGAGGTATGGATCGCTGCATGGTGCCAAGGTCGGCTCTGAG ATTGGCTGCTACCTTGGATTTGCACTGACGTGGCAGTGCCTGCTCCAGAATTGCACAGATGAAAAGAACAg CAAAAAGATAAAGGCTCTGGATTCATTAATAGGCATGATTCAGAAATTCCCATATGAAGACCCCACTTACGATAAGCTGCAAGAAGATCTggaaaaaatcagaggaaaattTAAACAG GTTTGTTCAATGCTAAATATTCAGTCTGATTTTAGAATGGGTACTGAAAGATCTTCATTAACATTTTGA
- the LTO1 gene encoding protein LTO1 homolog isoform X4: MAAAASAGPDMFDEIVMAEERFHGEGYQEGYIEGSHVGVVEGRRYGSLHGAKVGSEIGCYLGFALTWQCLLQNCTDEKNSKKIKALDSLIGMIQKFPYEDPTYDKLQEDLEKIRGKFKQECV; the protein is encoded by the exons atggcggcggcggcgtcTGCGGGCCCCGATATGTTTGACGAGATCGTGATGGCCGAGGAGAG GTTTCATGGTGAGGGGTATCAGGAGGGGTACATTGAGGGCAGTCACGTTGGAGTTGTTGAGGGAAGGAGGTATGGATCGCTGCATGGTGCCAAGGTCGGCTCTGAG ATTGGCTGCTACCTTGGATTTGCACTGACGTGGCAGTGCCTGCTCCAGAATTGCACAGATGAAAAGAACAg CAAAAAGATAAAGGCTCTGGATTCATTAATAGGCATGATTCAGAAATTCCCATATGAAGACCCCACTTACGATAAGCTGCAAGAAGATCTggaaaaaatcagaggaaaattTAAACAG
- the FGF19 gene encoding fibroblast growth factor 19 translates to MELRPAALALLSLAAAAAVSLPLPDAGPHVNYGWGEPIRLRHLYTASKHGLFSCFLRIGGDGRVDAAGSQSPQSLLEIRAVAVRTVAIKGVRSSRYLCMDEAGRLHGQLRYSTEDCSFEEEIRPDGYNVYKSKKYGISVSLSSAKQRQQFKGKDFLPLSHFLPMINTVPVESTDFGEYSDYSQALEPEVYSSPLETDSMDPFGITSKLSPVKSPSFQK, encoded by the exons ATGGAGCTGCGCCCGGCCGCCCTGGCGCTGCTCAGtctcgccgccgccgccgccgtctCGCTGCCGCTGCCCGACGCCGGTCCTCACGTTAACTACGGCTGGGGGGAACCGATCCGGCTGCGGCACCTCTACACCGCCAGCAAACACGGGCTCTTCAGCTGCTTCCTCCGCATCGGCGGGGACGGCCGGGTGGATGCCGCCGGTAGCCAGAGCCCGCAGA GTTTGCTGGAGATCCGCGCCGTGGCCGTACGCACTGTGGCCATCAAGGGCGTGCGGAGCTCCCGGTACCTCTGCATGGACGAGGCGGGGCGGCTGCACGGGCAG CTCAGGTATTCCACTGAGGATTGTTCCTTTGAAGAAGAGATTCGTCCGGATGGATACAACGTATATAAATCAAAAAAATACGGAATATCGGTGTCTTTGAGCAGCGCCAAGCAAAGACAACAGTTCAAAGGCAAAGATTTTCTTCCACTATCTCACTTCTTACCGATGATCAACACCGTGCCCGTGGAGTCCACAGACTTTGGTGAATACAGTGATTACAGCCAGGCGTTGGAACCAGAGGTGTATTCCTCGCCCCTCGAAACGGACAGCATGGACCCCTTTGGCATCACCTCCAAACTGTCGCCAGTGAAGAGCCCCAGCTTTCAGAAATGA
- the LTO1 gene encoding protein LTO1 homolog isoform X1: MAAAASAGPDMFDEIVMAEERFHGEGYQEGYIEGSHVGVVEGRRYGSLHGAKVGSEIGCYLGFALTWQCLLQNCTDEKNSKKIKALDSLIGMIQKFPYEDPTYDKLQEDLEKIRGKFKQSRGVFCDVQGCNSGVLTVYFSGNFFT; encoded by the exons atggcggcggcggcgtcTGCGGGCCCCGATATGTTTGACGAGATCGTGATGGCCGAGGAGAG GTTTCATGGTGAGGGGTATCAGGAGGGGTACATTGAGGGCAGTCACGTTGGAGTTGTTGAGGGAAGGAGGTATGGATCGCTGCATGGTGCCAAGGTCGGCTCTGAG ATTGGCTGCTACCTTGGATTTGCACTGACGTGGCAGTGCCTGCTCCAGAATTGCACAGATGAAAAGAACAg CAAAAAGATAAAGGCTCTGGATTCATTAATAGGCATGATTCAGAAATTCCCATATGAAGACCCCACTTACGATAAGCTGCAAGAAGATCTggaaaaaatcagaggaaaattTAAACAG AGTCGTGGGGTTTTCTGTGATGTTCAGGGCTGTAACAGTGGAGTCCTCACAGTATACTTTAGCGGTAATTTTTTTACTTGA